One window of the Shewanella litorisediminis genome contains the following:
- a CDS encoding aminotransferase class V-fold PLP-dependent enzyme: MSQSQPLIYLDANATTPVLPAAAKAAMDAMEHIYGNPSSSHITGLQAKALMEQTRAAARKQLGSGTGKLVFTSGATEGIQTAILSALVAARDKGVAAGACLLYGATEHKAVPESLKHWNKVLGLNADVLAIPVDAEGRLDMAFIREKAPDALLICTMAVNNETGVYQDLDALSRCIRQANPAVFWMVDCVQALGKLAIDLASSGIDYAPFSGHKLYAPKGIGMLYIRDGAPFTPFIAGGGQEGGLRSGTENLPAMAALKVVLDMLNGDAPERFESKETLKGYRLKLLAALKQAFGEVTLNHSLDNTVPTTLNFAIPGFSSKEIMDLFDAAGIRVSSGSACSSKVTRSFVLDAMGLPRWQSESAIRLSFGPAMTEAELVAACERIVAAASSLTHSCLLTRDTRSSEADREPLQGLVQFKDDGACCWVYTDKDSRETLIVDPLPALKKRLLNLVRCQELKVLAVLDTHGHGDHQSIRTELTADLGLTEECDHLGWPVSSKGQMWRGEQVKSLVVGNKTLVSLPSPGHTDDSHSFIMLDETDAPQFAFVGDTVLPGSIGRSNFPSSSSAALFHTLKRLYRVLGDQNLLLSSHDYHNDFFTNFGVELKQSALLNEALTGGVDEAAFVARKDAMDATLEDVQGETIMCGAYGQCQQAKGVEEYSADTLEQLLCSNPEALVLDIREPHEYQLSHRESRCVNVPLTRLAGFVAREPGARSKPLVLICRSGSRSLVAARALERFGFSAIAHVAGGYALSQC, from the coding sequence CCAGCAGCCACATCACAGGTTTGCAGGCCAAAGCCCTGATGGAGCAAACCCGCGCCGCGGCCCGTAAGCAGCTGGGTTCAGGTACTGGCAAACTGGTATTCACCAGCGGTGCAACCGAAGGCATTCAAACCGCCATCTTGTCGGCATTGGTAGCGGCCAGAGACAAGGGCGTCGCGGCAGGCGCCTGTTTGCTGTATGGCGCTACAGAGCACAAGGCCGTTCCCGAATCCCTCAAACACTGGAACAAGGTGCTTGGACTGAACGCCGATGTGCTTGCCATTCCGGTGGATGCTGAAGGTCGTCTGGATATGGCGTTTATCCGTGAAAAGGCGCCCGACGCGCTGCTTATCTGCACCATGGCCGTGAACAACGAAACCGGTGTATATCAGGACCTGGATGCCCTTTCGCGCTGCATCAGGCAGGCCAATCCCGCGGTATTCTGGATGGTCGACTGCGTACAGGCCCTCGGGAAACTCGCTATCGATTTGGCCAGCAGCGGCATTGACTACGCGCCCTTCAGTGGCCATAAACTCTATGCCCCCAAAGGCATTGGCATGCTCTATATTCGCGATGGCGCTCCCTTTACACCCTTTATCGCCGGTGGTGGTCAGGAAGGCGGCTTGCGTTCAGGCACCGAAAACCTGCCGGCCATGGCGGCGCTTAAGGTAGTGCTGGACATGCTCAATGGTGATGCCCCGGAGCGCTTTGAGTCCAAAGAGACGCTCAAAGGCTATCGCCTCAAGCTTCTTGCGGCACTTAAGCAAGCCTTCGGTGAAGTGACACTGAACCACAGCCTCGACAACACGGTACCAACCACCCTGAACTTTGCTATTCCGGGATTTTCCAGCAAGGAAATCATGGATCTCTTTGATGCCGCCGGGATCCGCGTCAGTTCGGGCTCTGCCTGCAGCTCTAAAGTCACCCGCAGTTTTGTGCTGGATGCCATGGGATTACCCCGTTGGCAGAGTGAGTCGGCCATTCGCCTCTCCTTCGGACCGGCCATGACAGAGGCCGAGCTGGTTGCCGCCTGCGAGCGTATCGTGGCTGCCGCATCGTCCCTGACCCATTCCTGTTTGCTCACCCGCGACACCCGCAGCAGCGAAGCAGATCGCGAGCCGCTGCAAGGTCTGGTGCAGTTTAAAGACGACGGCGCCTGCTGCTGGGTGTATACCGACAAAGACAGCCGTGAAACCCTGATTGTCGACCCGCTGCCCGCCCTGAAAAAGCGTTTGCTCAATCTGGTTCGTTGTCAGGAACTGAAAGTCCTGGCGGTACTGGACACCCATGGCCATGGCGACCATCAGAGCATACGCACCGAACTGACAGCTGACCTGGGACTGACTGAAGAGTGCGACCATCTCGGTTGGCCTGTGAGCAGCAAAGGCCAGATGTGGCGGGGCGAACAGGTAAAGAGTCTGGTTGTTGGCAATAAGACCCTGGTATCACTGCCAAGCCCGGGTCACACAGATGACAGCCACAGCTTTATCATGCTGGACGAGACAGACGCGCCGCAGTTTGCCTTTGTCGGGGATACCGTGTTGCCGGGCAGCATTGGCCGCAGCAACTTCCCCTCTTCTTCCAGCGCCGCACTCTTCCATACGCTCAAGCGCCTGTACCGGGTACTGGGTGATCAGAACCTGCTGCTGTCGTCCCATGATTATCACAACGATTTCTTTACCAACTTTGGCGTGGAGCTTAAGCAATCAGCGCTGCTTAACGAGGCACTCACAGGTGGGGTGGATGAGGCCGCTTTTGTTGCCCGTAAAGATGCCATGGATGCCACCCTGGAAGACGTACAGGGTGAGACCATCATGTGCGGCGCCTACGGCCAATGCCAACAGGCCAAAGGGGTTGAAGAATACAGTGCCGACACCCTGGAGCAGCTGCTTTGCAGCAATCCCGAGGCCCTGGTATTGGATATTCGCGAGCCCCACGAGTATCAGCTCTCCCACCGTGAAAGCCGCTGTGTGAACGTTCCCCTCACCCGTCTGGCTGGGTTCGTCGCCCGGGAGCCCGGTGCACGCAGCAAGCCGTTGGTACTGATTTGCCGAAGTGGCAGCCGCTCACTGGTCGCGGCACGGGCGCTCGAGCGCTTTGGTTTCAGCGCCATCGCCCATGTGGCCGGTGGTTATGCCCTCAGTCAGTGCTGA
- the yfcC gene encoding putative basic amino acid antiporter YfcC, translating to MTTKPDPSPSAATATPAPRPGTWVMPDTLVIIFFVALLAALMTYLLPVGSFDTQTVTFVQDGVEKTRQVVDPDSFRYDLDEQGEPRLAPVPVFDPQGKGFFNYMFEGLVSGDKWGSAVGVIMFMLVIGGSFGVVMATGTIDNGILRLIHHTQGREFLFIPVLFSLFSLGGAVFGMGEEAIAFAIIICPLMIRLGYDGITTVMVTYVATQVGFGASWMNPFSVAIAQGIAGIPVLSGAAVRIPMWIGFTLLGIAFTMLYARKIKAAPALSYSYATDAHFRSAQQGSDDQSHPGNSRFNLGDYLVLATIVATMVWVIWGVVAKHWFIPEIASQFFTMGLVAGLIAVVFNLNGLTLNGMAKAFKDGAATMLEPCLLVGSAAGILILLGKGGPTEPSVLNSILSAAGGFIGHLPDALSAWFMLLFQAVFNFFVTSGSGQAALTMPLMAPLADIVGVSRQVAVLAFQLGDGFTNVLVPTSASLMATLGVCRVEFSAWVKFIWRFMLLLLIAASLMVIGAHYLGFS from the coding sequence ATGACGACCAAGCCCGACCCTTCACCGAGTGCAGCCACCGCCACGCCAGCGCCCCGTCCGGGCACCTGGGTGATGCCGGACACCCTGGTGATCATATTTTTTGTGGCACTCCTTGCCGCACTCATGACCTATTTATTGCCGGTTGGCTCCTTCGATACCCAGACGGTGACCTTTGTGCAGGACGGAGTGGAGAAAACCCGCCAGGTGGTCGACCCGGACTCATTCCGCTACGACCTCGATGAGCAGGGTGAGCCAAGGTTGGCACCTGTGCCTGTCTTCGACCCTCAGGGTAAAGGCTTTTTCAACTACATGTTCGAAGGCCTGGTGTCCGGTGATAAATGGGGCAGCGCCGTTGGCGTTATCATGTTTATGCTGGTGATTGGCGGTTCTTTTGGCGTGGTGATGGCCACAGGCACCATAGATAACGGCATTTTGCGGCTCATTCACCACACACAGGGGCGGGAGTTTTTGTTTATTCCTGTGCTCTTCAGCCTGTTTTCCCTCGGCGGCGCCGTGTTCGGCATGGGCGAGGAGGCCATTGCCTTTGCCATCATCATTTGTCCTCTGATGATCCGCCTCGGTTACGATGGCATCACCACGGTGATGGTGACTTATGTGGCCACTCAGGTGGGCTTCGGTGCCAGTTGGATGAATCCTTTCAGTGTTGCCATTGCCCAGGGAATTGCCGGTATTCCCGTGCTCTCCGGTGCCGCCGTGCGCATTCCCATGTGGATAGGTTTTACCCTGCTTGGTATCGCCTTTACCATGCTCTATGCCCGTAAAATCAAAGCAGCGCCGGCGCTGTCCTACAGCTATGCCACCGACGCCCATTTCAGAAGCGCCCAGCAGGGAAGTGACGACCAAAGCCACCCCGGTAACAGCCGCTTTAATCTGGGTGACTATCTGGTGCTTGCCACCATAGTCGCCACCATGGTGTGGGTCATTTGGGGCGTGGTGGCCAAACATTGGTTTATCCCTGAGATTGCCAGCCAGTTTTTTACCATGGGCCTGGTTGCCGGTTTGATAGCAGTGGTTTTTAACCTCAATGGCCTCACCCTCAATGGCATGGCCAAGGCCTTTAAAGATGGCGCAGCCACCATGCTGGAGCCTTGCTTATTGGTGGGCAGCGCCGCGGGTATTTTGATTTTGCTTGGTAAGGGCGGCCCCACTGAGCCTTCTGTACTCAACAGTATTCTCTCGGCCGCAGGCGGCTTTATCGGCCACTTGCCCGATGCGCTGTCGGCCTGGTTTATGTTGCTGTTCCAAGCGGTGTTCAACTTCTTTGTGACCTCGGGCTCTGGCCAGGCGGCGCTGACCATGCCCTTGATGGCACCGCTCGCCGATATCGTGGGCGTGAGCCGTCAGGTGGCCGTGCTGGCATTTCAGTTGGGTGATGGTTTTACCAATGTGTTGGTGCCCACATCGGCGTCCTTGATGGCGACGCTGGGGGTGTGCAGGGTGGAATTCAGCGCCTGGGTCAAGTTTATATGGCGTTTCATGCTGTTGCTGCTGATTGCCGCAAGTTTGATGGTGATTGGAGCCCATTACCTGGGCTTCAGCTGA
- a CDS encoding methyltransferase, with protein MSFYSKPKALHAFDAKFEAQKIAFAPISFQVARCLLRFGVLDVIDTASGASANEIHQMLSAAGAPLSHYALGVLLDMGLSMGLLWREEDTYQLDKTGHFLLHDGMSRTNLEFVHHICYQGMFKLEESLLSGNPAGLSQFGDWDTLYPALSSLPSAAKESWFAFDHFYSDHAFDSLLPLVLADKPAHLVDIGGNTGKWARACCHYQADLKVTIMDLPQQLALAQDACRETGFGERIDFHPVDLLTESPRFVEGADLYWMSQFLDCFSEAQIRSVLAHTRKAMSKDSRLYILETFWDKQPNEASAYCVNATSLYFTAIANGNSRMYHSSVFEQLLTESGLTIGWQKHNIGLGHTLLCCKVK; from the coding sequence ATGTCTTTCTATTCCAAGCCAAAAGCACTGCATGCATTCGACGCCAAATTTGAAGCACAAAAAATCGCTTTTGCCCCTATCAGCTTTCAGGTAGCGCGCTGCCTGCTGCGTTTTGGGGTGCTCGACGTCATAGATACGGCGAGTGGCGCGAGCGCAAACGAAATACACCAGATGCTGAGCGCCGCAGGCGCCCCCCTGTCGCATTACGCCCTGGGTGTCTTGCTGGACATGGGCCTCAGTATGGGCCTGCTGTGGCGGGAAGAAGACACATATCAACTGGACAAAACCGGCCACTTTTTGCTGCACGATGGCATGAGCCGGACCAACCTCGAGTTTGTGCATCATATCTGTTATCAGGGCATGTTTAAGCTGGAAGAGTCATTACTGAGCGGCAATCCTGCCGGACTGAGCCAGTTTGGCGATTGGGACACCCTGTATCCGGCGCTGTCTTCGCTGCCCTCAGCGGCCAAAGAAAGCTGGTTTGCCTTCGATCATTTCTATTCAGACCACGCCTTCGACAGCCTGTTGCCTCTGGTATTGGCAGATAAGCCTGCGCATCTGGTCGATATCGGCGGCAACACCGGCAAATGGGCCAGAGCCTGTTGTCATTATCAGGCCGACCTCAAAGTCACCATCATGGATTTGCCACAGCAACTGGCCTTGGCCCAAGATGCCTGCAGGGAGACAGGTTTTGGCGAGCGAATCGACTTTCATCCGGTTGACTTGCTCACCGAATCACCACGCTTCGTGGAAGGTGCAGATCTGTACTGGATGAGCCAGTTTCTCGATTGTTTCAGCGAAGCGCAAATCCGCTCCGTGCTCGCTCATACCCGCAAGGCCATGAGCAAAGATAGCCGACTCTATATTCTGGAAACCTTTTGGGATAAGCAGCCCAACGAAGCCTCAGCTTACTGTGTGAATGCCACCAGTCTGTACTTTACCGCCATCGCCAATGGCAACAGCCGTATGTACCACTCCAGCGTGTTTGAACAGCTGCTGACGGAGTCCGGGCTCACAATAGGCTGGCAGAAGCACAATATTGGTCTGGGCCACACCCTGCTCTGTTGCAAGGTTAAGTAA
- a CDS encoding TDT family transporter, translating to MNRQSIPTNSTPQAFDAGLPKRIHAGAAKLPSPLGGLALAIASLGWTLENVLPSAQGMAQLWGSVTGAILLMALTLKFILHPKILAEELAHPVLGSVIPTYAMGWMVVSRCVGNYFPGAGEILWLLAVAIHLGFLAIFCYHRSRNFSLDSMVPSWFVPPIGIIVAAVAFPPHGPRVLAEALLWFGMLAYLVMLPLMLYRLIFRAAVPQAAQPTLAILAAPASLSLAGYLSLIPEPSVVIVGLLLTLALLMTSIIYLAFFHLLRLPFSPGFAAFTFPMVIGATALFKTHDWLAAHTQADTLILELSYLARIELAVAAAVVLFVSAKYLAFYRNR from the coding sequence ATGAACAGGCAATCCATACCAACCAACTCAACACCGCAAGCCTTTGACGCAGGGCTGCCCAAACGCATCCATGCAGGCGCCGCAAAATTGCCAAGCCCACTTGGTGGCCTGGCATTGGCTATTGCCAGTCTGGGTTGGACGCTGGAGAATGTCCTGCCTTCGGCACAGGGAATGGCCCAGCTCTGGGGCAGCGTAACAGGCGCCATATTGTTGATGGCGCTGACCCTCAAATTTATCCTTCACCCTAAAATCCTTGCCGAGGAGCTGGCCCACCCAGTGCTTGGCAGTGTTATCCCGACCTATGCCATGGGTTGGATGGTGGTATCCCGCTGTGTTGGCAATTACTTTCCCGGCGCGGGTGAAATCCTGTGGCTGTTGGCGGTAGCCATACATTTGGGATTTTTGGCCATCTTTTGTTATCACCGTTCCCGCAACTTTTCACTGGATAGCATGGTACCCAGCTGGTTCGTGCCCCCCATTGGCATCATAGTAGCGGCGGTGGCCTTTCCTCCCCATGGTCCAAGAGTGCTGGCAGAGGCTCTGCTGTGGTTTGGTATGCTGGCTTACCTTGTGATGCTGCCACTGATGTTGTACCGGCTTATCTTTCGCGCTGCCGTCCCCCAGGCCGCCCAGCCAACCCTGGCCATTCTCGCAGCGCCTGCCAGCCTGTCTCTTGCAGGTTACCTGAGTCTTATCCCGGAGCCTTCGGTGGTGATAGTAGGTCTCTTGCTGACTCTGGCATTGCTGATGACCAGCATCATCTATCTGGCCTTCTTCCATTTGCTGCGGCTGCCCTTCAGCCCGGGTTTTGCAGCTTTTACCTTTCCCATGGTCATTGGTGCCACAGCCCTGTTTAAAACCCATGATTGGCTGGCTGCCCACACCCAGGCCGATACCCTGATCCTGGAACTGTCATACCTGGCGAGAATCGAGTTGGCCGTGGCCGCTGCAGTGGTGTTATTTGTCAGCGCAAAATACCTGGCTTTCTACCGCAACCGGTAA
- a CDS encoding LysR substrate-binding domain-containing protein translates to MKYTLKQMSVFDAVASLESVSGAARKLSMTQSAVSMSLQQLENLLGRPLFIRQGNRLILSHWGHWLRPRARKLLADAQQIAMGLHDQHLLSGSLSMGASQTAAEHLLGDLISRLDSDFPQIHIELMVENTENVIAAVQEYEVDFGIIEGRSDDAHLVLEPWLDDHLVVIAAPHHPYGKYGNVSLSQLEQAKWVLREQGAGTRRIFDAAIHGNLDRLNVWREYEQVPVLKALVKNGPYLSALPYLDVERDVAAGQLIILPTPKLNMKRQLSFVWRADATENPLRDCVISEAKRLARHRHTSQEKL, encoded by the coding sequence ATGAAATACACCCTCAAACAAATGTCGGTATTTGATGCTGTCGCCAGTCTCGAAAGCGTGTCCGGCGCAGCCCGTAAACTGTCCATGACCCAGTCCGCCGTCAGCATGTCGCTGCAGCAATTGGAAAACTTACTCGGCAGGCCGCTCTTTATCCGTCAGGGTAACCGGCTGATATTGAGTCACTGGGGACACTGGCTCAGGCCACGTGCACGCAAGCTGTTGGCCGATGCCCAGCAAATTGCCATGGGACTGCACGATCAGCACCTGCTATCCGGCAGTTTGTCCATGGGTGCCAGTCAAACGGCGGCAGAACACCTGCTTGGGGATCTCATCAGCCGCCTTGATAGCGACTTTCCACAAATCCATATTGAGTTGATGGTTGAAAACACCGAAAACGTGATTGCGGCGGTGCAGGAGTACGAAGTGGACTTTGGCATCATCGAAGGGCGCAGCGACGATGCCCATCTGGTTCTGGAGCCCTGGCTTGACGATCATCTGGTGGTGATTGCCGCCCCGCACCATCCCTATGGCAAGTATGGCAATGTCAGCCTGTCACAATTGGAGCAGGCCAAATGGGTATTGAGAGAGCAAGGTGCCGGTACCCGGCGCATCTTTGATGCCGCCATCCATGGCAATCTTGACAGGTTGAATGTATGGCGGGAGTACGAGCAGGTGCCGGTGCTGAAGGCGCTGGTGAAAAACGGCCCCTATCTCAGCGCCTTGCCGTATTTGGATGTGGAGCGCGATGTGGCGGCCGGGCAGCTGATTATCTTGCCTACGCCCAAGCTCAACATGAAACGTCAGCTGTCTTTTGTGTGGCGCGCCGATGCCACCGAAAATCCGCTCCGTGACTGCGTCATTTCTGAAGCAAAAAGGCTCGCGCGCCACAGGCACACGAGCCAGGAGAAGCTCTGA
- a CDS encoding TonB-dependent receptor domain-containing protein, translating to MLVNNTLAKAVRFALIGGAASVAITSAAAFAEEADGAKVERIEVTGSRIKRTDLESATPVTVLSSEEMAKQGFTTIQDALESLTSTTGAMTTQSVHGFTPAASSISLRGAGASRTLTLINGKRLNQYPKPAGGTDNFVDTANLPMEAVARIEVLQSGASAVYGADAVGGVVNIILKDDFEGVALKYRHGDTTEGGGGSDRIALSLGASSDRGNVSTFIEFTDNERLRASDREVFGLHTDKVPYSEYSAYSSYGARIAGGPKGNTVAGSIPMERCIAEGYLWIPEKNLCGFDRSAWRDLAPESSRFISSTNFTYELSDDLSFVGRMDYAKAQSTTRIEPMAVDNYTVTVAGDQITLGVDLDPSLTKTFNKSTGLGGDFANAADGEYYYVRRLHEFSNRSGETNTQNFFFTAGLEGVIADSYNWDASVNYGRTELDIFSSGYASVGSMFSYLSQGENGVSMLKPMTAEEVANTSYSPFERAQSTQKNVQANISGTAFELPAGDADFAFGAEYTKQDYETDTDSESKKGNILSRGGSSGAGERSYWATYLEMRMPVLEDLVVDAAVRYDRYSDFGGNLTPQVAIEYRPIDELLVRGTIGKVFRAPDMHRVYGDATKGFATVIDFKKCQELGGTPGKTHPDPTINTVCNELHIDSTTGANKDLKAEEGYTANIGAVWGGESLNASIDVWEWKLDDMVSDISASKAAREYDTYASMITRDETGTITHINAVAQNLAFQKVRGIDVTAGYGWDINEFGELKLNFNGSYLLKSEGQTDPTAAVDDDLDDGGLPQYRANMVLSWFIEDFEATLGAYHTARMHGSSYKSFKSDSPDFNESDYEVASQTKWNLTAGYNITDGIKVKAGVVNLFNVGPNFDPTDTSWPHYPRSVYNARGREWFVEGEVKF from the coding sequence ATGCTCGTTAACAACACTCTGGCCAAAGCGGTACGCTTTGCGCTGATTGGTGGTGCTGCATCTGTAGCTATTACCAGCGCTGCCGCCTTTGCCGAAGAAGCCGATGGTGCAAAAGTAGAACGCATCGAAGTAACAGGTTCACGTATTAAGCGTACTGATCTGGAATCTGCAACGCCTGTTACCGTTCTTAGCTCTGAAGAAATGGCTAAACAAGGTTTCACCACCATTCAGGACGCTCTGGAAAGCCTGACTTCTACCACAGGCGCTATGACCACTCAGTCTGTGCACGGCTTTACTCCAGCCGCTTCTTCTATCAGCCTGCGTGGCGCCGGTGCCAGCCGTACTCTGACGCTGATCAACGGTAAGCGTCTGAACCAGTATCCAAAGCCAGCCGGCGGTACTGACAACTTCGTTGACACTGCCAACCTGCCAATGGAAGCCGTAGCCCGTATCGAAGTGCTGCAGTCCGGTGCTTCTGCCGTATACGGTGCTGACGCCGTAGGTGGTGTGGTTAACATCATCCTGAAAGACGATTTCGAAGGCGTTGCCCTGAAATACCGTCATGGTGACACCACTGAAGGTGGCGGCGGTTCAGACCGTATCGCCCTGTCTCTGGGTGCCTCTTCTGACCGTGGTAACGTGTCTACCTTTATCGAATTCACTGATAACGAGCGTCTGAGAGCCTCTGACCGTGAAGTATTCGGTCTGCACACTGATAAAGTGCCTTACAGCGAATACTCTGCCTACAGCTCTTACGGTGCCCGTATCGCTGGCGGCCCTAAAGGCAACACTGTTGCTGGCAGCATTCCAATGGAGCGCTGTATTGCTGAAGGTTACCTGTGGATCCCTGAAAAGAATCTGTGCGGTTTTGACCGTTCAGCATGGCGCGATCTGGCGCCGGAAAGCAGCCGCTTCATCAGCTCAACCAACTTCACCTATGAGCTGTCTGACGACCTGTCTTTCGTTGGCCGTATGGATTATGCCAAGGCACAGTCCACTACCCGCATCGAGCCAATGGCCGTAGACAACTACACAGTTACTGTAGCCGGCGACCAAATCACTCTGGGCGTAGACCTGGATCCATCTCTGACCAAGACCTTCAATAAGAGCACTGGTCTGGGTGGTGATTTCGCCAATGCTGCTGATGGCGAATACTACTATGTTCGTCGTCTGCACGAGTTCAGCAACCGCAGCGGTGAAACCAACACCCAAAACTTCTTCTTTACCGCTGGTTTGGAAGGTGTGATTGCCGACAGCTACAACTGGGATGCGTCTGTGAACTACGGTCGCACTGAACTGGATATCTTCAGCTCAGGTTATGCCAGCGTAGGCAGCATGTTCAGCTATCTGTCTCAAGGCGAGAATGGCGTATCCATGCTCAAGCCTATGACTGCAGAAGAAGTGGCTAACACCTCTTACTCACCATTTGAGCGCGCTCAGTCAACTCAAAAGAACGTTCAGGCCAACATTTCAGGCACTGCGTTTGAACTGCCAGCCGGTGACGCTGACTTCGCTTTCGGTGCTGAATACACCAAGCAAGACTACGAAACTGACACAGATTCTGAGTCCAAGAAAGGTAACATCCTGAGCCGCGGTGGTTCATCAGGTGCCGGTGAGCGTTCTTACTGGGCAACTTACCTGGAAATGCGCATGCCAGTTCTGGAAGATCTGGTTGTAGATGCCGCTGTACGTTATGACCGCTACTCAGACTTTGGCGGCAACCTGACTCCTCAGGTAGCCATCGAATACCGTCCAATCGACGAGCTGCTGGTACGTGGTACCATCGGTAAGGTGTTCCGCGCCCCAGACATGCACCGCGTATACGGTGATGCCACCAAGGGCTTCGCCACTGTAATCGACTTCAAGAAGTGTCAGGAACTGGGCGGTACGCCAGGTAAGACACATCCTGATCCCACCATCAACACAGTGTGTAACGAACTGCACATCGACTCTACCACGGGTGCCAACAAGGACCTGAAGGCTGAAGAAGGCTACACTGCCAACATCGGCGCGGTATGGGGCGGTGAGAGCCTGAACGCCTCTATCGACGTGTGGGAATGGAAACTGGATGACATGGTGAGCGATATCAGCGCCAGCAAAGCTGCCCGCGAATACGACACCTATGCCAGCATGATCACCCGTGATGAGACTGGTACCATCACTCACATCAACGCCGTTGCCCAGAACCTGGCTTTCCAGAAAGTTCGCGGTATCGACGTGACTGCCGGTTACGGTTGGGATATCAACGAGTTCGGTGAACTGAAACTGAACTTCAACGGTTCTTACCTGCTGAAGTCTGAAGGCCAGACCGATCCTACCGCTGCGGTAGATGACGATCTGGACGATGGCGGCCTGCCACAGTACCGTGCCAACATGGTGCTGAGCTGGTTCATCGAAGACTTCGAAGCCACTCTGGGTGCATACCACACTGCACGCATGCACGGTTCTTCTTACAAGTCATTCAAGTCTGACAGCCCTGACTTCAATGAAAGCGATTATGAAGTTGCTTCTCAGACCAAGTGGAACCTGACTGCCGGTTATAACATCACCGACGGTATCAAAGTTAAGGCCGGTGTTGTGAACCTGTTCAACGTAGGTCCTAACTTCGACCCAACTGACACCTCCTGGCCACACTACCCACGTTCCGTGTACAACGCACGTGGTCGTGAGTGGTTCGTAGAAGGCGAAGTGAAGTTCTAA